A stretch of Paenibacillus peoriae DNA encodes these proteins:
- a CDS encoding ABC transporter ATP-binding protein has product MQQATGQVPVIRMEGVSKIISSKAIVDDLTLEVPAGQVFGFLGPNGAGKTTTIRMMVGLISISKGDIHICGDSINTDFEKAVSHVGAIVENPEMYKFLTGYQNLQHFARMSPGVTQERVDEAIRLVGLGNRIHDKVKTYSLGMRQRLGVAQAILHRPKLLVLDEPTNGLDPQGIRELRDYLRQLTRTEGITVFVSSHLLSEMELMCDRVAIIQSGRLVDIKQLKNTGEEVQTAEIAFEVNDAEQAYALAGAGRVEGNQLLLHLEREQIAEMNSLLAANGIKVYAIRPVARTLEDQFLEVTGGGFIG; this is encoded by the coding sequence ATGCAGCAAGCGACAGGACAGGTTCCCGTCATACGTATGGAGGGTGTGAGTAAAATCATTTCCTCCAAAGCGATCGTGGATGATCTGACGCTGGAGGTTCCGGCGGGGCAGGTATTTGGTTTCCTTGGACCCAATGGTGCGGGAAAAACGACAACCATCCGTATGATGGTTGGCCTGATTTCGATCAGCAAGGGCGATATTCATATTTGTGGAGACAGCATTAATACTGATTTTGAAAAGGCCGTTTCCCATGTCGGAGCGATTGTTGAGAACCCGGAGATGTACAAGTTTTTGACAGGCTATCAAAATTTGCAGCATTTTGCGCGAATGTCTCCTGGGGTGACCCAAGAACGCGTGGATGAAGCGATTCGTTTGGTGGGACTCGGAAACCGGATTCACGATAAAGTAAAAACCTATTCGCTCGGGATGCGACAGCGACTTGGAGTAGCTCAGGCGATTTTGCATCGACCGAAGCTGCTTGTGCTGGACGAGCCGACCAATGGTTTGGACCCGCAGGGTATTCGTGAACTGCGGGATTATTTACGTCAATTGACCCGTACGGAGGGAATTACCGTATTCGTATCAAGTCATTTGTTGTCCGAGATGGAGCTGATGTGCGACCGTGTAGCCATTATTCAGAGCGGACGGCTGGTTGATATCAAGCAACTGAAGAACACAGGGGAGGAAGTGCAGACGGCGGAAATTGCTTTTGAGGTAAATGATGCCGAACAAGCCTATGCGCTTGCTGGAGCAGGACGCGTTGAAGGTAATCAACTGCTGCTTCACCTGGAGCGGGAACAGATTGCAGAGATGAACAGCCTGCTGGCTGCAAACGGAATTAAAGTATATGCGATTCGCCCGGTTGCCCGTACGCTGGAAGATCAATTTTTGGAAGTGACGGGAGGCGGGTTTATTGGGTGA